A genomic region of Verrucomicrobiia bacterium contains the following coding sequences:
- a CDS encoding ATP-binding protein: MIRLRSFINASLRTKVLVPMMVCMAAMMAVTGFLVNRSVTRQFEKEGRERLTIADAKLQYLLKTRSEDLLLRFRTLPNEPRYRAAFQLADGPTLHQPLADLLGEHGADIVFYTSNVKKVLAVEKRDPLIHTAAFETAARDATDRALEGQETVDTVRAGARLYDVVAIPVYVNHELIGVMTLGLEIGAAEVQKFSQLTRSHIALLAGGRVIAASLAGPEADSAFVNLFTNTTRSTDSSTTRGRLTDLVLDGQHHFGMTGRFDSLGADATLGYVLLSSYESSLRALAETQHSLLVASLCMIIVGATTAWWLINKATQPLRELRDSVEAVGRGDLSRRVEVKSEDECGELARVYNQMTENLSRSREQLEHAHAELVESSRLAGKAEVATSVLHNVRNVLTSVNIASSLMAQGLKHSKAGQLAKVVTLLSEHRENLGAFLTQDPKGMQIPDYLAGLSKHLVSEQEAALKELAQLQKGVEHIMEIVKAQQSYAKTSGARETVRADDLLTDALRMNALPASGVKVIKEVVGDISLTVEKHKALQILVNLIRNAHQACEAGPNEPKICRIVASNGGPRVRFEITDNGVGIDPANLNRIFAHGFTTKKDGHGFGLHNSAAAARELGGELRVRSDGPGHGATFTLELPA; encoded by the coding sequence ATGATCCGCCTCCGCAGTTTCATCAACGCCAGCCTTCGCACGAAGGTGCTCGTGCCCATGATGGTCTGCATGGCCGCAATGATGGCGGTTACTGGTTTCCTCGTGAACCGCAGCGTTACCCGGCAGTTCGAGAAGGAGGGCCGCGAACGCCTGACGATCGCAGATGCCAAGCTGCAGTATCTGCTCAAAACGAGGTCCGAGGATCTTCTGCTTCGCTTTCGCACGCTGCCCAATGAACCGCGCTACCGCGCTGCATTTCAGCTCGCCGATGGCCCCACGCTTCATCAACCGCTTGCCGACCTGCTGGGCGAACACGGCGCCGATATCGTTTTTTATACCAGCAACGTGAAGAAGGTGCTGGCCGTGGAGAAGCGGGATCCGCTTATCCATACCGCAGCCTTTGAAACTGCCGCCCGCGATGCCACCGATCGCGCCCTGGAAGGCCAGGAAACTGTCGATACCGTGCGGGCCGGCGCCAGGCTTTACGATGTGGTGGCGATTCCGGTTTACGTGAATCACGAACTTATCGGCGTCATGACGCTCGGCCTGGAAATCGGTGCGGCCGAGGTCCAGAAATTCAGCCAGCTCACCCGCAGCCACATCGCGTTGCTTGCGGGCGGGCGCGTGATTGCTGCAAGTCTTGCAGGCCCCGAAGCCGACTCGGCCTTCGTGAACCTTTTTACAAATACAACGCGAAGCACCGACTCCAGCACGACCCGGGGGCGTCTGACTGACCTGGTCCTGGACGGTCAGCATCATTTCGGAATGACGGGCAGGTTTGATTCCCTCGGCGCCGACGCGACGCTGGGTTACGTTCTGTTAAGCTCGTATGAGTCGTCGCTGCGCGCCCTGGCCGAGACGCAGCATTCACTGCTCGTGGCGAGTCTTTGCATGATCATCGTGGGAGCGACAACGGCCTGGTGGCTCATCAACAAGGCAACCCAGCCGTTGCGCGAACTGCGCGACAGCGTTGAAGCGGTCGGCCGTGGCGACCTTTCACGGCGTGTCGAGGTGAAGTCCGAGGACGAGTGCGGTGAACTCGCGCGCGTGTACAATCAAATGACCGAAAACCTCTCGCGCTCGCGCGAACAACTTGAGCATGCGCACGCGGAGCTCGTGGAATCCTCACGGCTGGCGGGTAAAGCCGAGGTTGCCACGAGCGTGTTGCACAATGTTCGCAACGTCCTCACGAGCGTGAACATCGCGTCGTCATTGATGGCACAGGGGCTCAAGCATTCGAAGGCTGGACAACTGGCGAAAGTGGTTACCCTCCTGAGCGAGCATCGCGAAAACCTCGGCGCATTCCTCACCCAGGATCCGAAAGGAATGCAAATTCCCGATTACCTTGCGGGCCTGTCGAAGCATCTCGTCTCCGAACAGGAAGCCGCCCTGAAGGAACTCGCGCAATTGCAGAAAGGCGTGGAGCACATCATGGAAATCGTGAAGGCCCAGCAAAGCTACGCGAAGACTTCTGGCGCGCGCGAAACGGTTCGCGCGGATGATCTCCTGACCGATGCGCTGCGCATGAACGCGCTTCCCGCAAGCGGCGTGAAAGTGATCAAGGAAGTTGTTGGAGACATCAGTCTCACCGTGGAGAAACACAAGGCGCTGCAAATCCTCGTCAACCTCATCCGCAACGCGCACCAGGCCTGCGAGGCGGGTCCCAACGAGCCGAAGATTTGCCGCATTGTTGCCTCCAATGGCGGACCCAGGGTTCGTTTCGAGATCACCGACAATGGGGTGGGAATCGATCCCGCGAATCTCAACCGCATTTTTGCGCATGGGTTTACCACCAAGAAGGACGGACACGGATTTGGCCTGCACAACAGCGCGGCCGCCGCGCGGGAACTTGGCGGCGAACTCCGCGTGCGCAGCGATGGCCCCGGCCACGGCGCCACGTTCACGCTCGAATTGCCTGCCTAG
- a CDS encoding cation acetate symporter produces the protein MNIDPYILAFSAVTVFATIFMGFWSAKRSRTASDFFVAGRSVSVGWNASAISGEYLSAASFMGIAGMVMSSGYDALWYPVCYACGYLFLLLFIAGPLRRFGAYTIPDFAEGRYDSPLFRKIAVCFVLFIGFFYTMPQMKGAGVTLAYIFPDLPYWAGVVLVGGVITLNVALGGMKGITLVQAFQYWAKMFAISVPIFVLMAVYGNYGAQVGANATGPSASIHAPADSTAVSRAALPEKAPADANWLNPFGPLSAKAAKAANLTPEQTKPYSLLYTYSLIIALVCGTAGLPHILVRFYTNPDGVAAKRTTMWVMILIGVFYVFPPVFGVMGRNLLPELYSGIGSKGTDKIVLELPRLLNEKHYPLGSVLSGITCAGAFAAFMSTFSGLLVSMTGALAHDVYGRMLRPKSTPEERMRMFKIAAVMIGGVAVLLGSFVEPLEINFMVGQAFAIAAASYFPLLFMSVWWRGMTMRGAAVGMLTGGLCALGAATLTNLGTLASDKGPMGKIFAGFAPLNEFWAHHPLLRILCEQPAIWAVPLAIILMIVVSKLTSREVPADVRMKMLVLHAPEQLGLKQEYIQEHPGGH, from the coding sequence ATGAACATCGATCCCTACATTCTCGCGTTCAGCGCGGTGACGGTGTTCGCCACGATTTTCATGGGATTCTGGTCGGCCAAACGATCCCGGACGGCGAGCGATTTCTTTGTGGCTGGCAGGAGTGTGAGCGTCGGCTGGAACGCCAGCGCGATTTCCGGCGAGTATCTCAGCGCTGCCAGTTTCATGGGGATCGCGGGAATGGTGATGAGCAGCGGCTACGACGCGCTTTGGTATCCCGTGTGTTATGCATGCGGCTACCTGTTCCTCCTTCTGTTTATTGCGGGGCCGCTTCGACGTTTTGGGGCGTACACGATTCCTGATTTCGCCGAAGGCCGTTATGATTCGCCCCTGTTTCGCAAAATCGCCGTCTGCTTTGTGCTCTTCATAGGATTCTTCTACACCATGCCGCAAATGAAGGGCGCGGGCGTGACGCTCGCCTATATTTTTCCTGACCTCCCATACTGGGCGGGCGTGGTGCTGGTCGGCGGCGTGATCACGCTGAACGTGGCGCTCGGCGGCATGAAGGGCATCACGCTGGTTCAGGCGTTTCAATACTGGGCGAAGATGTTTGCGATATCCGTTCCCATTTTTGTGTTGATGGCTGTTTATGGAAATTACGGCGCGCAGGTCGGAGCCAATGCAACGGGTCCCAGCGCCTCGATCCATGCTCCTGCCGATTCAACCGCGGTTTCGCGCGCCGCACTTCCGGAAAAGGCTCCTGCCGACGCAAACTGGTTGAATCCTTTCGGGCCGCTCAGTGCAAAGGCCGCCAAAGCCGCGAACCTGACGCCCGAGCAAACGAAACCGTATTCGTTGTTGTACACGTATTCGTTGATCATTGCGCTCGTCTGCGGAACTGCCGGGCTGCCGCATATTCTCGTGCGGTTTTATACGAACCCCGACGGCGTGGCGGCGAAGCGAACGACGATGTGGGTGATGATCCTGATCGGCGTCTTCTATGTGTTCCCGCCAGTCTTCGGAGTGATGGGACGCAATCTGCTCCCGGAGCTGTATTCGGGAATCGGGTCCAAGGGAACGGACAAGATCGTGCTCGAACTGCCGCGTCTCTTGAATGAGAAGCATTATCCGTTGGGATCGGTCCTGTCGGGAATCACGTGCGCGGGAGCGTTCGCCGCGTTCATGAGCACGTTCAGCGGGTTGCTGGTTTCCATGACTGGCGCGCTCGCCCACGATGTGTATGGGCGCATGCTGCGGCCGAAATCCACTCCCGAGGAGCGGATGCGGATGTTCAAGATCGCTGCCGTTATGATCGGGGGCGTGGCCGTCCTTCTCGGGAGTTTTGTTGAACCGCTCGAGATCAACTTCATGGTCGGACAGGCATTTGCAATCGCGGCCGCAAGTTATTTCCCACTGTTGTTCATGTCGGTTTGGTGGAGGGGAATGACGATGCGCGGCGCGGCTGTCGGCATGCTGACTGGGGGATTGTGCGCGCTGGGTGCGGCGACGCTGACGAACCTTGGCACCCTCGCATCAGACAAGGGGCCGATGGGAAAGATCTTTGCCGGTTTTGCGCCGCTCAATGAATTCTGGGCTCATCATCCACTGTTGAGAATTCTTTGCGAGCAGCCCGCGATTTGGGCGGTGCCGCTTGCAATCATCCTAATGATTGTGGTTTCGAAGCTGACCTCCCGCGAAGTGCCCGCGGATGTGCGGATGAAAATGCTCGTGCTGCATGCCCCTGAACAACTGGGGCTGAAGCAGGAATATATTCAGGAGCACCCTGGAGGACACTGA
- a CDS encoding DUF485 domain-containing protein codes for MIPPKPDMHSESFLHSLMRKQLRLSIACAAAFLVVLLGLPLANYIAPEFMARRVFGFTLSWFLLGIGFFPAVWVISFCFIRRSIALEREEVEEVQR; via the coding sequence ATGATTCCTCCGAAGCCCGACATGCACAGCGAAAGCTTTCTGCATTCGTTGATGCGCAAACAACTTCGCCTTTCAATTGCCTGCGCCGCCGCCTTTCTCGTGGTGCTGCTTGGACTTCCCCTTGCGAATTATATTGCACCTGAGTTCATGGCACGCCGCGTCTTTGGTTTCACGCTGTCGTGGTTTCTTCTCGGGATCGGTTTCTTTCCAGCGGTGTGGGTGATTTCATTCTGTTTCATCCGTCGTTCCATCGCGTTGGAACGGGAGGAAGTTGAGGAGGTTCAGCGTTAA